One window of the Cryptomeria japonica chromosome 7, Sugi_1.0, whole genome shotgun sequence genome contains the following:
- the LOC131030020 gene encoding GDSL esterase/lipase At4g10955: MVGERQIFKLSGPAHLTAVDWSDPDHRRCIAASLVQGVVVQERDRQEHRHGPDAQAEKWWSFFKFKLIQPLYDGVDGSIFGSVYKWSRKAAGVCSRPAGAPKIVVAFRGTVKTRESLARDLRHDLHIFTNRLHTTSRFHTGFDAVKTNVDRHGCENVWIAGHSLGAAIGMLAGRKIAEAEGRFVEAHFFNPPFVSAPLERIKSKKIKRGLHFAGSVVKAGLAMTLHGKDTRIESQRMFSVLQWWVPCLYVNPQDDLCSGYVGYFGNQTAMQQKGAGGIASLAAQHSIRVMVFSAFGKEAKAGHLIPSARLNVNRSSASDFQTVHGIHQWWAPDIRIECTEFKLGTDQKSGGSLGG, from the exons ATGGTGGGCGAGCGCCAGATCTTCAAGCTTTCCGGGCCTGCTCATCTGACCGCTGTCGACTG GTCGGATCCAGATCACAGACGATGCATAGCCGCCAGTTTAGTGCAGGGCGTAGTCGTGCAGGAACGAGACAGGCAAGAGCACAGGCATGGCCCGGATGCGCAGGCTGAAAAGTGGTGGAGCTTCTTCAAATTCAAGCTAATTCAACCTCTGTACGACGGCGTTGACGGTTCCATTTTTGGGTCGGTTTACAAATGGAGCAGAAAAGCTGCGGGTGTCTGTTCGCGCCCGGCGGGTGCGCCCAAAATAGTGGTGGCTTTTCGAGGTACGGTTAAAACCCGTGAGTCACTGGCCAGAGACCTCCGTCACGATCTGCACATTTTCACAAACCGACTGCACACGACGTCTCGATTTCACACCGGTTTCGATGCAGTTAAAACGAATGTTGACAGACACGGGTGTGAAAACGTGTGGATCGCCGGGCATTCTCTCGGGGCCGCCATTGGGATGTTAGCGGGACGGAAAATTGCAGAGGCAGAGGGGCGTTTTGTGGAAGCCCATTTTTTTAACCCGCCATTTGTTTCGGCGCCTCTGGAGAGGATTAAGAGCAAGAAAATTAAGCGCGGGTTGCATTTTGCCGGTAGCGTGGTCAAGGCTGGTCTGGCCATGACGCTTCATGGGAAAGACACTCGGATTGAATCGCAGAGAATGTTTTCTGTTCTGCAATGGTGGGTTCCTTGTCTGTATGTTAATCCTCAGGATGATTTGTGCTCGGGTTATGTTGGGTATTTTGGTAACCAGACAGCGATGCAGCAGAAAGGGGCCGGGGGCATTGCGAGCCTTGCGGCGCAGCATTCCATCCGGGTAATGGTGTTTTCTGCATTTGGGAAAGAGGCCAAGGCAGGCCATTTGATTCCGTCTGCTAGACTTAATGTTAATCGTAGTTCGGCGTCTGATTTTCAAACTGtgcatgggattcatcaatggtgGGCGCCGGATATCAGAATTGAATGCACTGAGTTTAAGCTTGGTACAGACCAGAAGTCAGGAGGTTCGCTTGGAggataa